Proteins from one Mucilaginibacter jinjuensis genomic window:
- a CDS encoding nucleoside recognition domain-containing protein, with product MALNYIWIAFFVVAFTVGLVKLVFLGDTEIFKLMVEGLFDTTKASVMDFALPLAGTMAFWLGIMNIGEKAGAINLLSRIVGPFFHRLFPEVPKDHPANGAMLMNYSANLLGLDSAATPLGIKAMASLQELNPDKERASNAQVMFMVLHASGLTLLPVGVITQRFILHSKDPSDIFIPIIIVTYVSTLTGLIIVALKQRINLFDRVILAWLGGLSLFIGGVVYYFAEYLSKQQIGEVSKVFSNVMLLAIPTIFVVGGLYKKINVFESFIEGAKGGFETAVRIIPYLVGLLAAISLVRTCGVLDWITDGFRYLFGLMAIDTKFVDTIPIILIRPMSGQAARAMMIVLMKPNPDNFIGHLAGVLYGSSDTIFYIVALYFGSVGIKKTRYVVPVSLFGDLVGVIVGIFICYLFFG from the coding sequence ATGGCATTAAATTATATCTGGATAGCTTTTTTTGTGGTTGCCTTTACTGTAGGGCTCGTAAAGTTAGTTTTTTTAGGTGATACCGAGATCTTCAAGCTCATGGTAGAAGGCTTGTTTGATACCACCAAAGCCTCGGTTATGGATTTTGCCCTACCACTTGCGGGCACCATGGCTTTTTGGTTAGGCATCATGAATATCGGCGAAAAAGCTGGAGCTATTAATTTATTATCACGCATTGTTGGCCCTTTCTTTCACCGTCTTTTCCCTGAAGTTCCGAAAGATCACCCTGCTAACGGTGCCATGTTGATGAATTATTCGGCCAACTTACTTGGTTTGGATAGTGCGGCTACCCCACTTGGTATCAAGGCAATGGCAAGTTTACAGGAGCTCAATCCGGATAAAGAAAGAGCATCTAACGCACAGGTTATGTTTATGGTACTGCATGCATCGGGGCTTACTTTATTGCCTGTAGGTGTAATTACCCAGCGGTTTATCCTACATTCAAAAGATCCGAGCGATATTTTCATTCCTATTATCATAGTCACTTATGTATCTACCCTTACCGGCTTAATCATAGTTGCCCTTAAGCAGCGTATCAATCTGTTCGACCGGGTGATACTGGCGTGGTTAGGCGGGCTTTCCCTTTTTATAGGTGGCGTGGTATATTATTTTGCAGAATATCTATCAAAACAACAAATCGGCGAAGTTTCTAAAGTATTTAGTAATGTAATGCTCCTGGCCATACCAACCATATTTGTGGTTGGTGGCTTGTATAAAAAGATCAATGTTTTCGAAAGCTTTATAGAAGGTGCAAAAGGTGGTTTCGAAACCGCCGTACGTATTATCCCATACCTTGTGGGTTTATTAGCTGCTATTAGCCTGGTACGTACATGCGGTGTACTGGATTGGATTACTGATGGCTTCCGTTACCTCTTCGGATTAATGGCCATTGACACTAAGTTTGTTGATACCATACCTATTATTTTAATACGGCCAATGAGCGGGCAGGCAGCACGCGCAATGATGATCGTATTAATGAAACCTAACCCCGATAACTTTATCGGTCATTTAGCGGGTGTTTTGTATGGTTCTTCTGATACCATATTCTATATCGTTGCCTTGTATTTTGGTTCGGTAGGTATTAAAAAAACCAGGTATGTGGTACCAGTGAGCCTGTTTGGCGATTTGGTTGGTGTTATTGTAGGCATATTTATATGCTATTTATTTTTCGGTTAA
- a CDS encoding S9 family peptidase, producing the protein MKRFLYTLLLGMAINNASAQTQLKMTPELLWKLGRLGSENLTPDGKHLIYSVTRYNMTEAKSEAKLYSIPVTGGEVTTLTNEPGSKQVIKVEADGRIIYFADDNIWQMDAAGKQIIKLTAEPLKDADNIQISPDGKKIIYTIDVPVVKILGKDRYEDLPKSNAYVFTDLNYRHWDTWEDGKFSHVFVADYANGKVSNAKDIMANEPYDTPQKPSGGAEDLIFSTDSKSVIYVCKKKFGKEYAQSTNTDLYQYDIAAGTTKNLTEGMMGYDTNPAFTKTGDKLAWLSMKEDGYESDKNDIVIKDFKTGNKVNLTEQWDETVSSFRFSDDGSRIFFIAPKNGTEQLFQIDLRLRLAPGSPQAIKQLTKGQFDINGIVAQSGNTLFVQRADLNHATELYSLNLNDGGMKQISTINKEIYDHLPMSRVEERHIKTTDNKDMLAWVIYPPDFDPAKKYPTLLFCQGGPQSPLTQAYSFRWNFQLMAAQGYIIIAPNRRGMPGHGVEWNREISGDWGGQPIQDYLSAIDDIAKEPYVDKNRLGCIGASYGGYSVYMLAGVHNNRFKTFIAHDGLFDLKSWYGTTEELWFANKDMGGNYWDKDNKVAQNSYAKFNPSNLVDKWNTPIMVIQGGKDYRVPIEQGLGAFQAAQLKGIKSKLLYLPDENHWVLKPQNALVWQREFFNWLKETL; encoded by the coding sequence ATGAAACGATTTCTTTATACTTTATTATTAGGTATGGCAATTAATAATGCTTCGGCCCAAACCCAGTTAAAAATGACTCCGGAACTGCTCTGGAAATTAGGCCGCCTGGGTAGCGAGAACCTGACCCCGGATGGCAAACATTTGATATATAGTGTTACACGTTATAATATGACAGAGGCTAAGTCGGAAGCCAAACTGTACAGCATCCCTGTCACTGGTGGCGAAGTAACAACTTTGACAAATGAGCCCGGAAGCAAACAGGTAATTAAAGTTGAAGCCGATGGACGCATTATTTACTTTGCTGATGATAACATCTGGCAAATGGATGCTGCAGGTAAGCAGATAATCAAATTAACCGCCGAACCATTAAAAGATGCTGATAACATACAGATATCACCCGATGGCAAAAAGATCATCTATACTATTGATGTGCCTGTTGTTAAAATATTAGGTAAGGACCGCTATGAAGATTTGCCGAAATCAAATGCTTATGTATTTACAGACCTTAACTATCGCCACTGGGATACCTGGGAAGACGGTAAATTTTCGCATGTATTTGTGGCCGATTACGCCAATGGCAAAGTAAGTAACGCGAAAGATATAATGGCCAATGAGCCTTACGATACCCCTCAGAAACCATCAGGCGGTGCCGAAGACCTGATCTTTAGCACGGATAGTAAAAGTGTTATTTACGTTTGCAAAAAGAAGTTTGGTAAGGAATATGCGCAAAGCACCAATACCGACCTTTACCAATATGATATTGCAGCAGGCACAACCAAAAACCTAACTGAAGGCATGATGGGTTACGATACCAATCCAGCCTTCACCAAAACCGGTGATAAACTGGCCTGGTTAAGCATGAAAGAAGATGGTTATGAGTCGGACAAAAACGACATTGTAATTAAAGACTTTAAAACCGGTAACAAAGTAAACTTGACCGAACAATGGGACGAAACCGTATCCTCGTTCAGGTTTAGTGATGATGGCAGCCGGATCTTTTTCATCGCCCCTAAAAATGGCACAGAGCAATTATTCCAGATCGATTTGCGCTTACGCTTAGCACCGGGTTCGCCGCAGGCTATTAAGCAACTAACCAAAGGCCAGTTTGATATAAATGGCATTGTAGCCCAAAGCGGCAATACGCTATTTGTACAACGCGCTGATCTTAACCATGCCACCGAACTTTACTCGTTAAACCTGAACGATGGCGGCATGAAGCAGATAAGCACGATCAATAAGGAGATTTACGATCACCTGCCGATGAGCCGGGTTGAAGAGCGCCACATTAAAACCACTGATAACAAAGATATGCTGGCCTGGGTAATTTATCCGCCAGATTTTGATCCGGCTAAGAAATATCCTACCCTGTTGTTTTGCCAGGGCGGTCCGCAGTCTCCATTAACACAGGCTTATTCGTTCCGTTGGAATTTTCAGCTCATGGCTGCTCAGGGATACATTATAATAGCGCCTAACCGCCGTGGTATGCCTGGCCACGGTGTAGAGTGGAACCGTGAAATTAGCGGTGATTGGGGCGGCCAACCGATACAGGACTACCTATCAGCAATTGATGATATCGCTAAAGAACCTTATGTTGACAAAAACAGGTTAGGTTGTATTGGTGCCAGTTATGGCGGTTACTCTGTTTATATGCTGGCAGGTGTACATAACAATCGTTTCAAAACCTTTATTGCACACGACGGTCTTTTCGACCTGAAAAGCTGGTATGGCACCACCGAAGAATTGTGGTTTGCCAACAAAGATATGGGCGGAAACTATTGGGATAAGGATAATAAGGTAGCTCAAAACTCATACGCTAAATTCAACCCAAGCAATCTGGTTGATAAATGGAACACCCCTATTATGGTAATACAAGGCGGCAAAGATTACCGCGTGCCAATTGAACAAGGGTTAGGTGCATTTCAGGCTGCACAGTTAAAAGGTATAAAATCTAAGTTATTATACCTGCCCGATGAAAACCACTGGGTATTAAAGCCACAAAACGCATTGGTTTGGCAACGAGAGTTTTTTAATTGGCTAAAAGAGACACTTTAA